One genomic region from Skermania piniformis encodes:
- a CDS encoding type I polyketide synthase produces MSEPVAVVGMAAVFPGAPDLDAYWSNLVGGVDAVTAIPPDRMDTAFRDLFETTRGGFVAPTVDPVGFGIMPVAAASAEPDQLLGLSVAAAALDDTVGPVARNRTGIVLGRGAYHTPGIARLVDRVRAPVQLATTLAELGLDAATIDAVVAAFGSRSQAGTDPIGLVPNLAASRIANRLDLRGPAYTIDAACASSLLAIDQAARELTEHRCDAMLAGGIHLCHDVTLWTVFAELGALSRSSAIRPFDRRADGIVIGEGAGVITLKRLADAERAGDRIYAVIRGAGVSSDGRESAAMRPRVDGQLAALTAAWAAADCDPATVSMVEGHGTATPAGDEVELAVLGRFFGSAASAPVRPLGSVKSMIGHAMPAAGIAGLIKTALAIHHGLVPPSLHCEEPSDALAAARFRVPAVAEPWSGIRRAGVSAFGFGGINAHVVLEAHPATTVASRVRRRPTGLAVSARSIEDLHAAIEAPWRSAAGPFRLALLDPTSDRIKLAHKVVERGLGWRGTKDIWFTPAGLGALGGKLAYVFPGVEATFAANLDGLDLAPDAAAAVARANTTGVSEVGEIEVRGHGVFALGRALAQIVTALGASPDLLAGHSIGEWTAMAVGGMVPPATVDALLAEIPAGMDYPDVRFAAIGCGVEDARPALDGLDAIAVTHDNCPHQTIVCGVPASVQTAITRLGRRGVLSQVLPFRSGFHSPLFTDYLGPHRARIAAIALQRPCVPLWSATTCTPYPDDPTAIRVLAVDHLVRPVRFRELIERLYADGVRAFVQLGVGSLAGFVDDTLRGREFLAIAAAAQHPRQLSRVACALWVDGFTEDLDLGIEQPGRGTRLDLGVPLVHLAESVSRPQFRRDPAGGAGVSGGPTSGLSGADGTDPVLAELVATLDEAAAASRAVVEAYRAGRPRVVSTVTTMSRVLSVETEPALGDHCLVRQPQDASAADRYPVVPMTMMIAMMIDAAERHAPGRVPIGLEDIHAARWLAVAPPVEVEIIARGDSTRIRVEIRGHASGTVLLADRYPAAPVPELPELTGARPAPFDARRMYDERWMFHGPRYQGVGVLGPIGDDGIDGVIDVLPAPGALLDCAGQLLGWWVMHTRAQDRLAMPVAIEHISLFSAEPEVGRRVACRVRLRQVGERQVQANLELVAGDRVWARIDGWIDRRFDTDAAAWDVFRHPERNVLADDAGAYVVVREHWRTAASRELMLRRYLGESERAVHDELGPRARRGWLLGRIAIKDAVRQYLWSRGAGPLYPMEIEVRNDASGRPVVDPAGVHVSVAHKDDVAVAIVSDRAVGIDIERIEPRSESFAALVCSAAERALGGLDDTDEWLTRLWAAKEAAAKARGHGLGDPRSVEVTARNGGRVRIGEYWIASRREGEEIVAWTVR; encoded by the coding sequence ATGTCTGAGCCGGTCGCGGTGGTCGGGATGGCTGCGGTATTCCCCGGCGCACCCGATCTCGACGCGTACTGGTCGAATCTCGTCGGCGGGGTCGACGCCGTCACCGCGATCCCGCCGGACCGGATGGACACCGCATTCCGGGACCTGTTCGAGACCACGCGAGGCGGCTTCGTCGCGCCGACCGTCGATCCGGTCGGGTTCGGCATCATGCCGGTCGCCGCGGCGAGTGCCGAGCCGGACCAGCTGCTGGGCCTGTCGGTGGCTGCCGCGGCGCTTGACGATACCGTCGGTCCGGTCGCTCGGAACCGGACCGGGATCGTTCTCGGTCGCGGTGCCTACCACACCCCGGGCATCGCACGCCTGGTCGACCGGGTGCGCGCTCCGGTGCAACTCGCGACGACCTTGGCCGAGCTCGGCCTGGATGCCGCGACGATCGATGCGGTGGTCGCTGCGTTCGGATCGCGGTCGCAAGCCGGTACGGACCCGATCGGTCTGGTGCCCAACCTGGCCGCGTCGCGGATCGCCAACCGACTCGACCTCCGCGGGCCGGCCTACACGATCGACGCCGCGTGTGCTTCCAGCCTGCTCGCGATCGACCAGGCCGCCCGGGAACTGACCGAACACCGCTGCGACGCGATGCTCGCCGGCGGGATCCACCTCTGCCACGACGTCACGCTGTGGACGGTTTTCGCCGAACTCGGTGCCCTGAGCAGGAGTTCGGCGATTCGTCCGTTCGATCGCCGCGCGGACGGAATCGTGATCGGCGAGGGAGCCGGGGTGATCACGCTGAAGCGTCTCGCCGATGCCGAGCGCGCCGGCGACCGCATCTATGCGGTGATTCGCGGCGCCGGCGTGTCCAGCGACGGCCGCGAGTCGGCTGCGATGCGCCCGCGCGTGGACGGCCAGCTCGCTGCGCTCACCGCTGCGTGGGCCGCCGCCGACTGTGATCCCGCGACGGTCTCGATGGTGGAGGGGCACGGGACAGCCACTCCGGCCGGGGACGAGGTCGAACTCGCCGTGCTCGGCCGATTCTTCGGTTCAGCGGCGTCGGCGCCGGTTCGGCCGCTCGGTTCGGTGAAGTCGATGATCGGTCATGCGATGCCCGCTGCCGGTATCGCGGGTCTGATCAAGACCGCACTCGCGATCCACCACGGTCTCGTGCCGCCGAGCCTGCACTGCGAAGAGCCGAGTGACGCGCTCGCAGCGGCACGATTCCGGGTCCCGGCCGTAGCCGAACCCTGGTCGGGGATACGACGCGCGGGCGTGAGTGCGTTCGGGTTTGGTGGGATCAACGCGCATGTAGTGCTGGAAGCGCATCCCGCGACGACCGTGGCGTCGCGAGTCCGACGTCGTCCGACCGGATTGGCGGTATCAGCACGCTCGATCGAGGATCTGCACGCCGCCATCGAGGCGCCCTGGCGATCGGCCGCCGGGCCGTTCCGGCTGGCTCTGCTGGATCCGACGTCGGACCGGATCAAACTGGCGCACAAAGTTGTAGAGCGTGGTCTCGGCTGGCGCGGCACCAAGGACATCTGGTTCACACCGGCTGGGCTCGGCGCCCTCGGCGGTAAACTCGCCTACGTCTTCCCGGGCGTCGAGGCCACGTTTGCGGCGAACCTGGACGGTCTCGACCTCGCCCCCGACGCGGCGGCCGCTGTTGCGCGAGCGAACACGACGGGGGTCTCCGAGGTCGGCGAGATAGAGGTGCGCGGACACGGGGTATTCGCTCTCGGCCGGGCACTTGCACAGATCGTGACCGCGCTCGGAGCGAGCCCCGATCTGTTGGCCGGCCACAGCATCGGTGAGTGGACCGCGATGGCGGTCGGCGGGATGGTCCCGCCGGCGACGGTCGACGCGTTGCTCGCCGAGATCCCGGCCGGCATGGACTATCCCGACGTCCGGTTTGCGGCGATCGGCTGCGGTGTCGAGGATGCCAGGCCGGCGCTGGACGGTCTGGACGCGATTGCGGTGACCCACGACAACTGCCCGCACCAGACCATCGTGTGCGGGGTGCCCGCTTCGGTGCAGACCGCGATCACCCGGCTCGGTCGCCGGGGTGTGCTGTCCCAGGTACTGCCGTTCCGGTCGGGTTTTCACTCGCCACTGTTCACCGACTACCTCGGCCCGCACCGGGCGCGCATCGCCGCGATCGCCCTGCAACGTCCGTGCGTGCCACTGTGGTCGGCGACGACCTGTACCCCTTACCCGGACGACCCGACCGCGATCCGAGTACTCGCTGTCGATCATCTGGTGCGCCCGGTGCGGTTCCGGGAGCTGATCGAGCGGTTGTACGCGGACGGTGTTCGGGCGTTCGTCCAGCTCGGCGTCGGTAGCCTGGCCGGCTTTGTCGACGACACCTTGCGTGGCCGCGAGTTCCTGGCCATCGCAGCTGCGGCGCAACATCCCCGGCAGCTCTCGCGGGTCGCCTGTGCCCTGTGGGTCGACGGTTTCACCGAGGACCTCGACCTGGGGATCGAGCAGCCCGGTCGCGGTACCCGGCTGGATCTCGGCGTCCCGCTCGTGCACCTGGCGGAGTCGGTGTCCCGGCCGCAGTTTCGCCGTGATCCGGCGGGCGGCGCCGGGGTTTCGGGTGGCCCGACTTCCGGTCTTTCGGGCGCGGACGGCACCGATCCGGTGCTCGCCGAACTGGTTGCGACGCTGGACGAAGCCGCCGCCGCGAGTCGCGCGGTCGTCGAAGCGTATCGGGCCGGCCGGCCGAGGGTGGTGTCGACGGTGACGACCATGTCGCGGGTGCTGTCGGTCGAGACCGAGCCGGCGCTCGGCGACCATTGCCTCGTCCGGCAACCCCAGGATGCGTCGGCGGCGGATCGCTACCCCGTCGTTCCGATGACCATGATGATCGCGATGATGATCGATGCGGCCGAACGGCACGCGCCCGGTCGGGTGCCGATCGGTTTAGAGGACATTCACGCGGCCCGATGGCTGGCGGTCGCGCCGCCGGTGGAGGTCGAGATCATTGCCCGCGGCGACTCGACGCGGATTCGGGTGGAGATCCGCGGCCATGCCAGTGGCACGGTGCTGTTGGCAGATCGGTATCCAGCCGCACCCGTACCCGAACTCCCGGAGCTGACCGGTGCGCGGCCGGCTCCGTTCGATGCACGCCGGATGTACGACGAACGCTGGATGTTCCACGGTCCCCGGTATCAGGGCGTCGGTGTGCTCGGACCGATCGGGGACGATGGCATCGACGGTGTGATCGACGTCCTACCCGCCCCAGGTGCGTTGCTCGACTGCGCCGGTCAACTTCTGGGCTGGTGGGTGATGCACACTCGAGCCCAGGATCGCCTCGCGATGCCGGTCGCGATCGAGCACATCTCGCTGTTCTCGGCCGAACCGGAGGTCGGCCGGCGCGTCGCCTGTCGAGTGCGGCTCCGGCAGGTCGGTGAACGTCAGGTGCAGGCGAATCTCGAACTCGTCGCCGGGGATCGGGTATGGGCGCGGATCGACGGTTGGATCGACCGGCGGTTCGACACCGACGCGGCTGCGTGGGATGTCTTCCGCCATCCCGAGCGCAACGTGCTTGCCGACGATGCCGGCGCATACGTCGTGGTCCGCGAACACTGGCGTACGGCTGCGTCTCGCGAGCTGATGCTGCGGCGCTACCTCGGCGAATCCGAGCGCGCGGTGCACGACGAACTGGGGCCGCGAGCGCGACGTGGCTGGTTGCTGGGTCGGATCGCGATCAAAGATGCCGTCCGGCAGTATCTATGGTCTCGTGGCGCGGGCCCGTTGTACCCGATGGAGATCGAAGTGCGCAACGATGCGAGCGGCCGGCCGGTGGTCGATCCGGCGGGAGTGCACGTCTCCGTCGCGCACAAGGACGACGTCGCGGTGGCGATCGTCTCCGATCGTGCGGTGGGGATCGACATCGAACGCATCGAGCCGCGCAGCGAGTCGTTCGCCGCCTTGGTGTGTTCGGCCGCCGAACGGGCGCTCGGTGGTCTCGACGACACCGACGAGTGGTTGACCCGGTTGTGGGCGGCGAAGGAGGCTGCGGCAAAGGCGAGGGGTCACGGACTCGGCGATCCTCGAAGCGTCGAGGTGACCGCACGAAACGGTGGGCGGGTTCGGATCGGTGAGTACTGGATCGCGAGCCGCCGCGAAGGGGAGGAGATTGTCGCATGGACAGTCCGATGA
- a CDS encoding alpha/beta fold hydrolase, whose amino-acid sequence MPLVAANGVQLHVQDLGTAGPPVVMLHGLLIGSAASWYFTSAPVLARTRRVRVYDLRGHGMSELARSDYSVSAMAADLAAIAGDEPVDLVGHSWGALVALRFALNHPARLRRLVLVEAPMPPSSIPETIAFAANTDPARLVAALPVQLRVPGRRRERLVRSLERLVSQTSLVAELLAEREPDSDELTHLAPSTLLVYGDRSPCRDGGRRLAEAIPDARYTELPGGHYLHLDARDALTELIVGHLDG is encoded by the coding sequence ATGCCGCTGGTAGCGGCGAACGGTGTGCAGCTGCACGTGCAGGATCTTGGAACGGCGGGGCCGCCGGTGGTCATGTTGCACGGCTTGCTGATCGGGAGCGCCGCGTCGTGGTACTTCACCTCGGCCCCGGTGCTTGCGCGTACCCGCCGGGTGCGCGTCTACGACCTGCGTGGGCACGGGATGAGCGAGCTCGCCCGCAGCGACTACAGCGTGTCCGCGATGGCCGCCGACCTCGCCGCGATTGCCGGTGACGAGCCGGTCGACCTCGTCGGGCACAGCTGGGGCGCTCTGGTCGCATTGCGTTTCGCCCTGAATCATCCGGCGCGGCTACGTCGGCTGGTGCTGGTCGAGGCGCCGATGCCGCCGTCGAGCATCCCCGAGACGATCGCGTTCGCGGCGAACACCGATCCGGCCCGGTTGGTGGCGGCGCTGCCGGTCCAACTGCGCGTCCCGGGCCGGCGCCGCGAACGGTTGGTCCGCTCGCTGGAACGGTTGGTATCGCAGACGTCGCTGGTTGCGGAGCTACTCGCCGAGCGGGAGCCGGATTCGGACGAGCTAACGCACCTGGCGCCGTCGACTCTCCTCGTGTACGGCGATCGGTCGCCGTGTCGCGATGGCGGACGGCGCCTGGCCGAGGCGATTCCCGACGCTCGCTATACCGAACTGCCGGGCGGACACTATCTGCATCTCGACGCGCGCGATGCGCTCACCGAGCTGATCGTGGGACACCTCGATGGTTGA
- a CDS encoding alpha/beta fold hydrolase, with protein sequence MVDVIANGVRHHVQRLGHGEETVVFVHGLVMDNLSSFYFTLASPVAATSDVVLYDLRGHGMSERPAAGYAVADLVSDLAALLAALAIDRPVALVGNSFGGLVALAFAAKYPDRVTRLALIDAHDGTAGWAAQMSATLTLRGTARDAKIAESFADWLGRHSERKRNRLVRIAGALIGETSLVTDLGTSPALTAESLARIVCPTLALYGEFSDVRDRGEALAETLPACTFHSYPGCGHSVLWEATAAVRTRVVEFLR encoded by the coding sequence ATGGTTGACGTGATCGCGAACGGAGTCCGCCATCACGTCCAGCGCTTGGGGCACGGCGAAGAGACCGTCGTGTTCGTGCACGGGCTGGTGATGGACAACCTGTCCAGCTTCTACTTCACACTCGCCAGTCCAGTGGCGGCGACGTCCGATGTTGTGTTGTACGACCTGCGCGGGCATGGCATGTCGGAACGCCCGGCGGCGGGCTACGCGGTCGCCGACCTGGTCTCCGATCTCGCGGCGTTGCTCGCCGCGCTCGCGATCGACCGGCCGGTCGCTTTGGTCGGCAACAGTTTCGGGGGGTTGGTCGCGCTCGCGTTTGCCGCGAAGTATCCCGACCGGGTCACGCGGCTGGCGTTGATCGATGCGCACGACGGAACCGCCGGCTGGGCCGCGCAGATGAGCGCCACGCTGACCCTGCGCGGCACGGCCCGGGACGCGAAGATCGCCGAGTCGTTCGCCGACTGGCTCGGCCGGCACAGCGAGCGGAAGCGAAACAGGTTGGTGCGCATCGCGGGAGCCCTTATCGGCGAGACGTCGCTGGTCACCGACCTCGGCACCTCGCCGGCGCTGACCGCCGAATCACTGGCCCGCATCGTCTGCCCGACACTTGCGCTGTACGGCGAGTTCTCCGATGTGCGCGACCGCGGCGAAGCGCTCGCAGAAACACTGCCTGCCTGTACTTTTCATTCTTATCCAGGCTGTGGTCATTCGGTCCTGTGGGAGGCTACCGCTGCGGTGCGCACCCGAGTCGTGGAGTTTCTGCGATGA
- a CDS encoding glycosyltransferase — MKFLFVVPPLVGHVNPTISVAAALRARGHRVAWVGHPDPVRPLLPADALLFALPPDTDPARSRAVAAAARTARGAAALKLLWEDFLVPLAHQMRPGVDAAVREFAPDVLVVDQQALAGGMVAREREIRWATFATTSADIIDPLATLPQVKRWRGNLLSGLGFPASGELSPHLVVVFSTPALIGPVDRYPGHFSFVGPSFGWSGRSDSAVPGSGRVETSSFPFAELRRPCVLVSMGTVNTAACDRFYAVVTAAIRRVQVVLVGDVAAPKNFIVRPHVPQLALLPRVDAVVCHGGHNTTCEALAHGIPLVLAPIKDDQPFIADQVIAAGAGIRVKFGRVQPDGLATAVDRVLTEPAFRAAAHRVRSSFADAGGAAAAASALEAL; from the coding sequence ATGAAGTTCCTGTTCGTCGTACCGCCCCTCGTCGGCCATGTCAATCCGACGATCTCGGTGGCGGCTGCTCTCCGAGCGCGCGGTCATCGCGTTGCCTGGGTCGGGCATCCCGATCCGGTACGTCCGCTGCTACCCGCCGACGCGCTGCTGTTCGCGCTACCGCCGGATACCGACCCGGCACGTTCGCGTGCGGTGGCTGCGGCGGCGCGGACTGCTCGGGGCGCCGCAGCGCTGAAACTGCTGTGGGAAGACTTTCTCGTGCCGCTGGCGCACCAGATGCGGCCCGGCGTCGATGCTGCGGTGCGCGAGTTCGCCCCGGACGTCCTCGTGGTCGACCAGCAGGCGTTGGCCGGCGGGATGGTTGCCCGGGAGCGTGAAATCCGATGGGCGACGTTCGCGACGACCTCGGCCGACATCATCGATCCGTTGGCGACACTACCGCAGGTGAAGCGTTGGCGCGGTAACCTTCTGAGCGGCCTCGGGTTTCCGGCGAGCGGCGAGTTGTCGCCGCACCTGGTCGTGGTCTTCTCCACCCCGGCACTGATCGGGCCGGTGGATCGGTACCCGGGACACTTCAGCTTCGTCGGTCCGTCGTTCGGCTGGTCTGGTCGGTCCGATTCGGCGGTGCCGGGCAGCGGTCGGGTGGAGACCAGCTCGTTCCCGTTCGCCGAGTTGCGTCGGCCGTGTGTGCTGGTGTCGATGGGAACGGTGAATACCGCTGCCTGCGATCGGTTCTACGCGGTCGTCACCGCTGCGATTCGCCGAGTCCAGGTTGTGCTCGTCGGCGACGTCGCGGCGCCGAAGAATTTCATCGTGCGGCCGCACGTGCCACAACTCGCGTTGCTGCCCCGGGTCGACGCGGTCGTCTGCCACGGCGGGCACAACACGACGTGTGAGGCGCTCGCGCACGGGATACCGCTGGTCCTCGCGCCGATCAAGGACGATCAGCCGTTCATCGCCGATCAGGTGATTGCCGCGGGTGCCGGCATCCGGGTGAAGTTCGGTCGGGTACAGCCGGACGGGCTCGCCACGGCTGTCGATCGGGTGCTCACCGAACCCGCGTTCCGGGCCGCTGCACACCGTGTCCGCAGCTCCTTCGCCGACGCCGGTGGCGCAGCCGCTGCGGCTTCTGCGCTGGAGGCGCTATGA
- a CDS encoding class I SAM-dependent methyltransferase codes for MTYLLSVLAVLFVLDALRLRRRAGALDVLGPAETAEMLPTYEMVTAPGITVDQATERSAAAFAGERGLDLLDLVPAGISLNHAMTLVQLVDPSTYGADRLRPGYTVGHAILITADVVERTAITVPADDLEFARLAVRLKPYGKAGLAIAPGTPARPGKIDQRFDVLRTMLGPATAPAIGALPVLGIVVGVGTWLAPIAGLAAIAAWHLQPLLVFAGTHLRPRRLLVSSLLRFPTELLLAFGAVFARRRRQLGKHPTPTEQLFEPRRSTCPMCDAPDPVLHLRSPDRIKHKPGRFTLERCQSCRHIFQNPRLSVAGLDYYYRDFYDGLGESDMELVFSAAVRSYRDRARMVKHHTMPARWLDVGAGHGHFCIAARDEFPDTRFDGLDLSESIDEAKRRGWVDTAYRGLFADLASTFAGRYDAVSMSHYLEHTTDPRAEIGAARTALEPGGYLLIEVPDPDFVLGRVLRSYWLPWFQPQHLHLLPAAKLGSMLAECGFVPLTWHRGAAHQPVDLFFVVYLFLDRLAPPTDLPWRPRRWLAAARFRRTLVWTLGMPFLLAAGLTDLLLAPLIARARVGNTYRVVARKED; via the coding sequence ATGACTTATCTGCTGTCCGTCCTTGCGGTGCTGTTCGTGCTCGATGCGCTTCGGTTGCGGCGCCGGGCCGGCGCGCTGGACGTACTCGGGCCGGCCGAGACCGCGGAGATGCTGCCGACCTACGAGATGGTCACCGCGCCCGGGATCACCGTCGACCAGGCGACCGAGCGGTCGGCTGCGGCGTTTGCCGGCGAGCGTGGACTCGACCTGCTCGACCTGGTCCCGGCGGGCATCTCGCTGAACCACGCGATGACCCTGGTACAGCTGGTCGATCCGTCGACCTACGGTGCCGACCGGCTACGCCCCGGATACACCGTCGGCCACGCGATACTCATCACCGCCGACGTTGTCGAACGGACGGCGATCACGGTTCCCGCCGACGACCTCGAGTTCGCCAGGTTGGCAGTGCGGCTCAAGCCCTACGGTAAGGCCGGTCTGGCGATCGCCCCCGGTACCCCGGCCCGACCCGGGAAGATCGACCAGCGTTTCGATGTTCTGCGCACGATGCTCGGTCCGGCGACCGCCCCGGCGATCGGCGCACTGCCGGTGCTCGGGATCGTCGTCGGGGTCGGCACCTGGCTTGCCCCGATCGCCGGCCTGGCGGCAATTGCTGCCTGGCATCTGCAGCCGCTGCTCGTATTCGCCGGTACACACCTGCGCCCGCGGCGTTTGCTGGTCTCCAGCCTGCTGCGGTTTCCGACCGAGTTGCTGCTCGCCTTCGGCGCCGTCTTCGCCCGTCGCAGAAGACAACTCGGTAAACATCCGACGCCGACCGAACAGCTCTTCGAGCCGCGCCGATCGACCTGCCCGATGTGCGACGCGCCAGATCCGGTACTGCACCTGCGTAGCCCCGATCGGATCAAGCACAAGCCCGGCCGGTTCACCCTGGAGCGTTGCCAGTCGTGTCGTCACATCTTCCAGAACCCCCGCCTGTCCGTCGCCGGCCTGGACTACTACTACCGAGATTTCTACGACGGGCTGGGCGAATCCGATATGGAGTTGGTTTTTTCCGCCGCCGTCCGATCCTATCGAGATCGGGCTCGGATGGTGAAACACCACACGATGCCGGCCCGCTGGCTCGATGTCGGCGCCGGCCACGGTCATTTCTGCATCGCTGCGCGCGACGAGTTCCCGGACACTCGGTTCGACGGACTGGACCTCAGCGAAAGCATCGACGAGGCGAAGCGCCGTGGTTGGGTGGACACCGCCTACCGTGGTTTGTTCGCCGACCTGGCGTCGACGTTCGCCGGTCGATACGACGCGGTCAGCATGAGCCACTATCTCGAGCACACCACGGATCCGCGGGCTGAGATCGGGGCTGCCCGGACCGCGCTCGAACCCGGGGGATACCTGCTGATCGAAGTTCCGGATCCGGATTTCGTCCTCGGCCGCGTGTTACGCAGCTACTGGCTCCCCTGGTTCCAGCCGCAGCATCTCCACCTTCTGCCGGCAGCGAAGCTCGGCTCGATGCTTGCCGAGTGCGGGTTTGTCCCTCTGACATGGCATCGTGGTGCGGCGCATCAGCCGGTCGATCTGTTCTTCGTCGTATATCTGTTCCTGGACCGGCTCGCGCCGCCGACCGACCTACCTTGGCGGCCGAGGCGTTGGCTTGCTGCCGCGCGGTTCCGGCGCACACTCGTGTGGACGCTGGGTATGCCCTTCCTTCTCGCAGCCGGCCTGACCGACCTGCTGCTCGCACCGTTGATCGCCCGAGCGCGAGTCGGCAACACCTATCGGGTCGTCGCTCGAAAAGAGGACTGA
- a CDS encoding SDR family NAD(P)-dependent oxidoreductase, whose translation MHISGSSALVVGGTGGLGEATVRRLHAAGAQVVVADVADDKGKDLADELGIHYVHTDATDEDSVRAAVAIAAELAPLRISVDTHGGPATGGRLIGKDGSPLELAGFRTTIEFYLTAVFNVLRLSAEAIAKSEPLDEGGRGVIVNTASIAAFEGQIGQLPYAAAKGGVAAMTLVAARDLSPLGIRVVTIAPGTVNTPAYGQAADKLEQYWGPQVPFPKRMGRSDEYAQLATAIVENDYLNGEVIRLDGALRFPPR comes from the coding sequence GTGCACATCAGCGGAAGCTCCGCGCTTGTCGTGGGCGGTACCGGCGGGCTGGGCGAGGCCACCGTGCGGCGGCTGCACGCCGCCGGCGCACAGGTCGTGGTCGCCGACGTCGCCGACGACAAGGGCAAGGACCTCGCCGACGAACTCGGCATCCACTACGTGCACACCGACGCCACCGACGAGGACTCGGTACGCGCGGCCGTGGCCATCGCGGCCGAGCTTGCGCCACTGCGTATCTCGGTCGACACCCATGGCGGGCCGGCGACCGGCGGGCGGCTGATCGGCAAGGACGGCTCGCCACTGGAGCTGGCCGGATTTCGTACCACGATCGAGTTCTATCTCACCGCCGTGTTCAACGTGCTGCGGCTGTCGGCCGAGGCGATCGCGAAGAGCGAACCGCTCGACGAAGGCGGGCGCGGGGTGATCGTGAACACCGCCTCGATCGCCGCTTTCGAGGGACAGATCGGCCAACTCCCCTACGCCGCCGCAAAGGGTGGCGTCGCTGCGATGACCCTCGTCGCCGCCCGTGATCTGTCCCCGCTCGGCATCCGGGTGGTGACCATCGCGCCCGGCACCGTCAACACCCCCGCCTATGGCCAGGCCGCGGACAAGTTGGAGCAGTACTGGGGTCCCCAGGTGCCGTTCCCCAAGCGGATGGGCCGTTCCGACGAGTACGCCCAGCTCGCCACCGCGATCGTGGAGAACGACTACCTCAACGGCGAGGTCATCCGACTCGACGGTGCGTTGCGCTTCCCCCCACGCTGA
- a CDS encoding thiolase family protein codes for MPEAIIVAAVRTPIGTARKGSLRDTTAFDLAHDVVGASAQRLATAGAELAEIDDVILGEGRYGGGVLARHAAITAGLTTVPGLAQNRHCAAGMAAVQSAAANIRAGMAELVIAGGVNSESTAPRARFRVGADEWIDPWVSPTHPDRPDAPAMDMSITVGWNTAVKAGISRDEMDAWAVRSHRNAIAAIDEGRFAAEVIPVTTPHGVFDTDEHPRRDTSVERLAGLKPLHPEIDGFSITAGNASGMNDGAAALAVAADATGLPALGYIRSWASVGVDPAFTGLAPIEAITKAVRRAGISLDELRLIEINEAFASVPLAAIRALDLNPEIVNYSGSGCSLGHPVAATGARMIVTLVHELRRRGGGFGVAALCAGGGMGSATVVEVPAG; via the coding sequence ATGCCCGAAGCGATCATCGTCGCTGCCGTCCGCACGCCGATCGGCACGGCCCGCAAAGGGTCGTTACGTGATACGACGGCATTCGATCTTGCGCACGATGTGGTCGGCGCCTCGGCCCAGCGTTTGGCGACTGCCGGCGCCGAGCTCGCGGAGATCGACGATGTCATCCTCGGCGAGGGCCGCTACGGCGGTGGGGTGCTCGCCCGCCATGCGGCGATCACGGCCGGCTTGACCACCGTGCCGGGCCTCGCGCAGAACCGGCACTGCGCCGCGGGCATGGCTGCGGTGCAGTCCGCGGCTGCGAACATCCGAGCCGGTATGGCCGAATTGGTGATTGCCGGGGGAGTGAACAGCGAATCCACCGCACCCCGGGCGCGGTTCCGGGTCGGCGCCGACGAGTGGATCGATCCCTGGGTGTCGCCGACCCATCCGGATCGGCCGGACGCCCCGGCCATGGACATGTCCATCACGGTCGGTTGGAACACGGCCGTGAAGGCCGGAATCAGCCGAGACGAGATGGACGCGTGGGCGGTGCGGTCGCACCGCAACGCGATCGCGGCGATCGACGAGGGCCGGTTCGCCGCCGAAGTGATCCCGGTAACCACCCCGCATGGGGTGTTCGACACCGACGAACACCCGCGCCGGGACACCAGCGTCGAGCGGTTGGCCGGGCTGAAGCCGTTGCATCCGGAGATCGACGGCTTCTCGATCACGGCGGGCAACGCGTCCGGAATGAACGACGGTGCCGCTGCACTGGCCGTAGCCGCCGATGCGACCGGTCTGCCGGCGCTGGGCTATATCCGTTCCTGGGCATCGGTCGGCGTCGATCCGGCGTTCACCGGGCTTGCGCCGATCGAGGCGATCACCAAGGCGGTGCGTCGGGCCGGTATCTCGCTCGACGAGCTGCGGCTGATCGAGATCAACGAAGCGTTCGCGTCGGTACCGCTGGCGGCGATCCGCGCGCTCGATCTGAACCCGGAGATCGTCAACTACAGCGGCAGCGGCTGTTCGCTCGGCCACCCGGTGGCGGCAACCGGTGCCCGGATGATCGTCACCCTGGTGCACGAGCTGCGCCGGCGTGGCGGCGGGTTCGGTGTCGCTGCGCTCTGCGCCGGCGGTGGCATGGGTTCGGCGACGGTGGTCGAGGTGCCGGCCGGATGA